The nucleotide sequence GCCACCATGACGAAGGAGAAGTTTTTGAGATGATATCAAAAATTTTCTTTGCCGACTCTGTTTTTAGTTTGCTTTTTGTATTTTCCATCCATTTTTCTGTTGGATAACCAAACCACATGTATTCTCTTGCGCTTATTGCCATTTCAAGGTAGTCTGCATCCTTGGCTATTATTGCTGCGGGTTTGAGCCTCTCCTCGAAATTCTTCCACAAATCAAAAATTTTTTTTCCTATATTTCCAATGCGTCGAGTTTGGTGAAAGACAGCTTCTTTTTCGTTTGTTTTAGTGTAAACTTTAGCAAGCGAGTGGAGATCACCAATTCTGCATTCTCCAATATCGTGAAAAATTAGCATTGCTGAAACCTCAGATGGGTTAGGGTATCCTTCAAGCTCTGCTAAGATGAAGCCTATTTGGGCTGCTCTTAGGCAGTGGTCTGCCACGCTTTCTGGGCGTTCAACTCCTGCAACTCGCCAGCCCTCCCGCTTTATTCTTTTGAGCATTGAAAGCTCGTAGATAAATTTGGCTATTTCTTTTTTGTCCGTGGCTGCTCACCTTTCTCTTCTTCTTTTTGAAAGAGCCATTTTTATTATTGGGGGAGTCAGAAATGCGGTCAAAAAAGACATTGAAGCAATGATAGTATACTCCTTTTGTGTAAGAATGCCAGCTGACAGGCCCATAAGCGCTATTATAAGAGCAATTTCCCCTCTGGGGCTCATCCCTATTCCTACAAGAAGGGAGTCGATTCCCTTAAGCCCAAGCATGAGGCTTGGAATTGTGCAACCAGCTATTTTCGTGATTATAGCAATGGAGGAGATTAGGAGGATGGGTATCAGCAGGTCGCTTATTCCTGAAAAGTCAATCAGCAGTCCCAAAGAAATGAAAAAGATTGGCACAAATAAAAGTTCAAGTGGCAGTATAAATGAATGAATGTGCTTTACTATCTTGGAGTTGCCAAGAATTATTCCTGCAAGAAACGTCCCTACTATTCCGGACAAACCTATAAACTCAGCGACGTAGGCATATAGCAGAAAAAAAACCATAACCGAAAGATAGGTTTTCTTTGGTAAAACATTCTCATCTCCGATGGTTAGATCGATAAATTTAGCGACAAGAATCCTGCCAAGGTAGATTCCGCCAACCACAAAGATTAGGGCAGAAAAAAGGACACCTCCAAGAGGACTTATTGTTTCTATACTCAGAGTGGATGGAAAGTTTGTAACTATTGATAGGACAAGCAAACCGAGTATGTCGTCAATTACGGCTGCTCCTATTATTATTTTTGCAAATTCCTCTTTTAGCATGCCATATTCGGCAAGGAGAGCCACTGTAATTCCTACTGATGTTGCGGTGAGGGCAGCTCCGAGAAACATTGAATAAGAAAAGGAATGGCCGGTCATCTCCGCATATAGAAAACCAACAAAGAAAGGGAGAATAACGCCGCCAAGACCTACAAGGAGATTTTTTTTATTAAACACGCTTGATATTTCTGACTCAAGCCCAACTTTAAATAGAAGGATGAGGGCGCCGAGCTGGGCAACTACTTCAACTACCCCTTCTGGAGCTACCACATGAGGAATAGAAAAAGGGATGCGCAAATTTAAAGGAAAAAGCGAAAGAATGCTGTTTACAGTTTGAGCCATTGTTGGCCAGAAAAATGAAACAAAGCTAGGGGAAATTATTGCACCGACTAGCATAAGAGCCATAACGGTTGGTTGGCGGAGGTAAAGCACTATGAACTCTGCAAGTATTGCTGCAAATAGCAAGAAAAGTAAGTCAAACCAAATGCGGGTTTCTTCCTCGATATCAGAAAAAAGGCTCGCTCGTATGGCTGAAAAGAAGAGGAGGGCAGTCAGTCCAAGGATTGTAGCAGGCAATACCCACTCAATCTTTTTTTTAATTTTTCCAGCAGAATAGAAATCCAACAGTTCAGGAATCTCTTTGAGAGTAGGCATGATTACCACTCAATTAAACGTTCTCGATTTGACACTTTCCTTAAAAGTGACCACCTAGTCTCTACGCGTTGCGTACCCCATTTTTTCTGAAAGTTCTGCCCCAAAAGTATAAATTTTGGATTGTAAGCTATAGGCGTTATCTAAAACGCATACGGTCAGGAGTTTTCATGTTTACATTTTTCCGACTTTAGCTAACTAGCGAAAATGTTTGCCTTTAAAGTTTAAATATGTATTGCGATTATAAAGAAAGCCTAAGTTATAGTTAGGAGGAGGTAAGTATATGTTGGAGCTCAATTTAGGAAACTTTGAAGTGGCAATTAAGAATTCAAAGGTTCCAGTACTGGTAGATTTCTGGGCAGCCTGGTGTGGTCCGTGCAGAATGCTTGCACCTGTTTTTGAGAAAGTATCTCAAGATTATAGCGGCAAAGTTCAGTTTGCAAAGGTCAATGTAGATGAAAACCAAGAACTGGCTGAGGATTTTGGAATTATGGGCATACCCACGCTTATTTTGTTTGAAAACGGAAAAGAGAAGGCGAGGATTTCTGGTGCTCTTCCCGAGGATGAGCTAAAAGAGTGGATTAAAGAAAATTTAGGTTAGGTAGAATTAGATGGTCAGTTTTGCACGGCCAAGAGGGATGAAGGACTTTTTTCCTTCAGAAATGAAAATCAGGGAACAAGTAATAGAGTCCATTAGAGAAACGTTTAGAACGTACGGCTATCTACCGTTTGACACGCCATCTGTGGAAAGATTGGATGTGCTGGAAAGAAAGGGAGGAGACGAGATAGAAGGACAGATTTTCAGAATTGAAGGAGACTTGGGACTGCGGTTTGATTTAACTGTGCCGCTTGCAAGAGTTTGTGGGGGCAATCAGTTCGTCCTACCATTTAAGCGTTATGCAATAGGGCCCGTGTGGAGAAGAGAGGAGCCGCAGAGAGGGAGGATGAGAGAATTTTATCAAGCTGATATAGATATTGTAGGTTCTGCTCGCCCAGAATGCGAAGCTGAACTTCTTTCCTGCGCAAATGATTGCATAGAGAGGTTGGGGTTTCAAAAGCCAAGGATAAGAATCAATTCAAGAAAAGTATTGGATTCTCTGTGCAAAAAGTTTATGATTGAGGACAAAAAAAAGAGTTGTCTCCTTCGCATACTTGACAAAAAAAACAAAGTTTCGGATGATCAAATAAAAAAAGAAATGATTGACTGTGGAATTTCCCAAACTCAGGTTGAGAATATCCTCTCGTTTATTGGAGCAAAGATGAAAAACGAGGAAGCTCTCGAAGCTGTTAGGCAGGTCGTAAACGGAAAGGAAGTTGCAGACGAGATTGAGAGAGTGTTGGCGCTTTGTAAGGATTACGGAATCTCCCCGGCGATAGATCTCTCCCTCGTGAGGGGTCTTGCATACTATACAGGAATGGTGTTTGAAATGGAGCTTGGTAGAGAGATTGGCTCGGTTGCTGGCGGAGGACGGTACGACAATCTGGTGGGGTTATTTGGACGTAATCTCCCTGCTGTTGGAATTTCTCTTGGCGTTGAGAGGCTTTGTACGCTGCTTGAAGAAAAGAAAGGAAGAGACGAATCTGTCACATACGCAAAGGTATATGTCGCAGCTGTAAGAGAGGAGTTTTCTTCTTATGCACGAAAAGTTGCTGTTAAGTTGCGCAGAAACGGTATCCCGTGCGAAACTGACACAATGGGAAGAAATTTAGCACGACAGATTGAATATGCTAAAAAGCTCGGGATTCCTTTTGTTATAATTGTTGGAGAGAAAGAGACGAAAGAGGATAAAGTCACTCTTCGGGAACTGGAAAGTGGAATGGAGAGAATGTTAAAAGTTGACGATGTAGGAGATGCTATTGAGGAGAAAAATAACTCTTAAACTTTGGGGTTACATAAAGCGCTGTTGTTCTTCCTGCCTTCTTCTGAATAATAAAGCCCTTATCAACCAATTCTTTGCAGTCTTTATATATCTGGCTTCCCAAAATTCCAAATAATTTTCTTTTTGTGATTCCATTTTTGTTGTGTATGAGGGCAAGAGTTTTGAGAGCATGTTTTGATATTTCGAGCTCTTGAGCAAATGACCTCACCTTTGGAAAGTACTCCCCTTTTACTGCCATTGCATACTTTTCCCCTTCGTTTATTATGCAAAGTGATGAAGAAGAGGACTGGTATTCACTTGCAAGCTCTTCTACAAGTGATTTTACAAAGCCTTTTGCAGGAGTTCCCAATAGTTTTGCAAGCTCGTCTAGGGAGAGGGCCCTTCCTGAAATGAAAAGCGCTGCCTCAATTATTCGTTTGCCTTCCATCTCCAAAACCCGCCGTTTTTTCTCTAGAAACTTTAACTTTTGATGGAAGCTCGATAAAAATCTCTCCAAAGAAGGTGTCCTGAGATATTCGGATTAATCTTTCCTGCGCAAGATGGAGAAGCGCAATGAAGCTAAATATTGTTTGCTCTCTGTTTTTTCCCTCAACTATTTGTGAAAACAGAGCCATATTTTCTGAATCGACGTTTTTTCTTATTTGTTGCAAGAGAGACTGCATTTCTCTGTCTATGTCAAACTCAGAAACAGGAAAAGAAAGAGTGGTAAGCTGATGCTTTTTTTTATCAAGCTCCTTCTCCTCCCTTTTTTTCTGTTTTGCAAAAACCTCCTCAAGCGCAGCAGTAAGCTCCTCAAGGGTGAACTTGCGCTTTGGGGGTATCCTCCCTGCAAGAAAAATCGGTGGTATCTCTTCAGCCTCAGTGATGCTTTCTTCCGATACCACTAAGGCTTCCTCTTCTAGAACCTCACCAATTTTAAATGCTTCGGCCTTTAGGCGCAAGAGGACTGAAGCAACTAGAATTACATTTGCAGGTATATGGAGGGATAGACGCTTAAGAGATTTTATTTTGGATATGTATGCTCCGCATAGGCGTTCTATGTCTATATCCCAAGGATCAAAACCACCCGAATAGACAAGCTCGTAGAGCATCTCTTTCCATAGAGGATTTGATGCAAGCTCTTCCAACTCTACGCTCTCTTTGGTAATAAGGGATGGTGACAGCTCGCTATATTGTGATGGCTTAATCTCCTCTGCAATTATTTCCTGTCCTCTGATCGCCATTGAGGATAAGATAAAAGAAAAGATATTAAAAAGGAGATGGTTGGCTTGAAAATTTTACTTAGATATTAGGTAGAGTCTATCCTTTTCGTATCCGAATTAAAGTAGAATCTCGTGAAAAGTGCCATCTTTTTCTTTTACACATAATTTGAACTCTGAGTTTGATTCACCTCTTATCGAAATAGAGTGAGTTGAATAAGTTAGAGAAGGACAAGAGCCCAGAGAGAAAGAAAGTGGCTCTCCAACAAGTGGATATGAGACAAATTGCGAAGCAAAATAGGCATCAGAGATTATTGCGGAGTGTAAAAATTTATCCGATTTATTTGGCGGAACGATATAGTAGATATACGTGAATGGTGAGACAGCATAGCGGTTTTGTGGAAATACCTGTCCGTCCCTGTTCAGGGGATAAAACGGAATTCTTTCGGCTTTCTCATGATTTGTTCCTGTGTAATTTGCATTTACCAAATAAATGCTTGCAAACAAGTTATTTGCATATGTTGAAGCAGAATCTAGAGAGGATAATAAGGTAGTTCCTATTATGGAATATGTCTCTGTCCCAGAGATAAATGCAGCCACCGCAAGTATTATTGCAATGAACACTACCAGTGCAATTGCCAAAACCCAATATGGCTTTTCTTCTATAAGCAACTTTCTTGATACAAACATTGCAACTGAACCAAATATCCCAAAAATCGAAATTGCATATAGAAGGAGGAGGGTGTTTAGCTCTATTACCATATACTCTGCATCAATTACTATGGGTTGCATTCCTACTACTGACGAAATAAGCATCAATCCTGAAGAAAATGCAAACAGAACGAAGGCAAGTAATTCATAGGCAAGTTCAAGCAGATTTAGCCTGTATGTTGGAAGAATGTGGCTTACCTTAATTCGAGGTACTGAGAGCTGGATTAGAGGCTTTGGGGGATGGACTTCTGGAACAACTATCCTTGGAAGTATTATTCTGATGTGGGGAAGGTAGAGATGAGGGATCTCAATTCTCATTTTTGGTACTCTGAAAACTGGTGCTCTAACCTTTATTTTTGGAATTCTTAATATAGGAACCCTTATAAGCGGTGCGTAGAGGTGGAACTGAGGTATTACAATGCGTGGTATGGGTATAGAGAGCCGTATGTGGGGGAGGTGAATAGGCGGAAGGGAGATACGAATTGAAGGCATGGATATGTGAGGAAGTACTATCACTCTCTGAGATGGAAGAGTTTGTGGCTCTCTTGCGACTGCTTCTGTGGTGTGGATTGGTTTGTAGGGTCTTAGTGAGATATATTGTGAAGTAAGGTAAATGACACTTACAATAAGTCCACCTGCAATTATGGACAAAACGGAATAGATGGCATCTATTTCAATTATATATTCTTGCTGCTCGATGCTAATGATACCTTCCTTGGTCTGGAAAAGGTATAATAATGAGACTGAAACAAGCAGAGCAACAAACATAATTCCATAAACGACTTTTGCCTGATGACTCCAGAAGACTTGTGCAAGATCTATTGTTGGAAAGAGTGGTTCCGGAGGAGCTTCTTCTACTTTTACTTCAAGCTTTCTCTTGGCTGCAATCTCAAGCTCTGGATAGTAGCGAACCTGAAGTGTGCTGACCTTGTGCTTTCTAAGTAAGATGACCATTAAAGCAAGCAACGAACCTACAGAGATTGCTGCAAAAAGAACAAGCACATATGCGGCTCCAAAGAGGACTGAGTAGTAGGGAAGCTGACTTGGGGATGGCGGCTTTGGAATAAGCGTTTTGGGAGGGGCGTTCTTTGCAGAGAGTTTAGAAGCCTTAGCAAGTTTTAGGGCTTCTTCATAGTTTCCTTTTGAAAATGCATATAATGCGTTGTTTAGCTCCTCATAAGCCTGTCTTGTCTCTTTTCCGGTGGCTTCGTTCAATGCTTTCTTTGCCTCTTCGATTTCCTTCTGCGCCTCCTGCTTGAGAATCAGAGGTGAAATGACGCATCTGTTATCGATGCACTCCTCACCTTCCTTGCAGTCAAGTGATGAGCAACATTCATAATTTATCCAAGTGTGATTAGCTGCATAGCCGCATTTTCCGCTTATTTGTAGACATCTACCCCAACTACAGTATTGATTATCTAAGCATTGAGAATCGTCATCGCATGAAGCTCGTATGCAAAATCCTCCTACGCATATCTCTCCTTTCTTGCAATCAGAATCTGCAAGGCAGGCTAGGTCAGGTAGTGTCTGGTTGAGGACGATCTGAACGCACTTTCTTCCCTCGCATAGGTATCCGGAAGGGCAGTCCAAACTTGAGAGACATTGGGGTTCTTCTTTTTCTTTGGTACAGCTTACACTATATATTCGTGAGAATGGGTAGAAATCTGTCTTTGAAAGCGAGAGAGAATACTGCCCTTGCGTTGGTGGAACAAAGGCTATCTTTCCATTTTTATCTGTTCTTCCTGAAGCAATTATATTTCCGCCAATTCGTCCTTCTTCTCTTATAGAGTAGGATGCATCTTGAAGCGGAGAACCAGCATACTCAACGATTATGACTGATTTTGTTCCCGCACAACCGATCCTTGCTACAACGCTGAATGTTTTGAGTGGTTCGCCTGGACAAATTCCGCAGTCCTCTGAGCAAGTGGCGCAATTTTCGCCTACAGAATAATGGCATACTCCGTCGCCGCAATAAGGCTTTATTACAATTAAGTATGCGGGGTCAGAAGATGTTTCAGTGAGAAGATAAATGTCATTTTCAAGTACCTTTGTTGCGTTTGCAACTATCCAACTTGACAGACATATGCTCTTCTCAAAATCCCACTTTGAGCATTTATAAAGAACTGCATTTTGTTCATCGCTTAAGGACAGATTGAGCCACGAATAGCTAAACGAAATATCTGCGTTTGTAAAGTTAAGTGATGTATTGAATGCTACCCCGCCCTTGAAGTTAAGGTCTCCAGAAGGAGCGTATGCGAAGAGGTCCATTTGCAGATTTCCGCCATTTTCTCTTGAGACGTTTATTTCCATAAACGTTATGTTGAAGCTCCCGTTAAAGCTCTTTGTCTTCAGGTCAAGAATAGACTCTGACAATTCAACTACAAAACTGGAATTTCCAAGAAGATTCTTAACTATTGCAGTAGAATTGGGGTATAAGAAGGTCATATTGACGTATAAATCGGATTGGTTTGCAGTTAGCGTTGAGAAGTGGAACTGTACAGGCTCGGAGACCTCAAAGTAGTCACTTGCATTTGCTGTGTTGCCGGCAGTATCATTTGCATAGAAGGTTATGTTATACCTCCCATAAATTTGCGGTGTGACGTAGGTTGTTGGTATTGAGCTTATTTCAACCATTGATGAGTTTGGAAGTGTGATGTTTGCCCACATCTTGTCAACCTGAACATTATCTGTTACAGTGGCGTAGAGATACACTTGAGATCCGTTTGAAGCGATTTTTGGAGTTATAGAAGTATCGACGACAACTGGGGGTGAAATATCATAAACAGAGATTGTTATGTTTATTATTTCTGTTCTAGTGTTTGACACAAAGCTTGAGTAATTAGTGGTATTGAAATCCACAAAGAAAGCATGGATGGTAAAGAGGTTGCCAGTTGCATTCACATTCCAGCTGAAGGTACATGATTCATCCTTTTTTAGAGAGGTACAGTTGGTCTGCGGATTCGGGCTTATTGTATAGAAAGGAATCGCTCCTTGGACGGTCGAGATTGCTCCTGTCTTTGTGGTAGGTAGGATTATGTTATCAGTTGTATTCTGACTCTTGTATTCGCTTGAGTTGCAGGATACCCTGAAAGTATAGGATGTATTCTCAGCCAATATAGAGTGGTTTTCATACAAAGAGCTTGTGGAATTGAAACTCATTTGGAGTGGCTCGGTGTAGGCTGAATCTGGATCTGCCTGCTTTTTGAATTGGATGATACAGGTTCCTTCTGAAGGGCCTATTACGTCTCCGACTTGTCCTTGCGTGTAGTTTGCCAAGAACTTTATTTCTTTGCCAGCTGCTCTGCTCTTCCCTCCATACGGCATTCTGGGATTTGTCTCGCTCCAGATAACCAAGTAAGACTCATTGAGAAGGCCACCGGCGTATCCTGAAAATGAAGAGACATTGAACTCAATGTATGTGGGATACTGAACAAAGGGAATTTGGGTTGCTTTCCACTCTGGACAGCTGAATGATTCTTGATCAAAGTTCGGACAGTGCAGAATAGCGTCTACTTTATCCTCTGTGGGTAGGATTATTTTTGCTGATTCGATAGTAATATTTGAAACAGCAACTACGTC is from Candidatus Anstonellales archaeon and encodes:
- a CDS encoding HD domain-containing protein, with protein sequence MAKFIYELSMLKRIKREGWRVAGVERPESVADHCLRAAQIGFILAELEGYPNPSEVSAMLIFHDIGECRIGDLHSLAKVYTKTNEKEAVFHQTRRIGNIGKKIFDLWKNFEERLKPAAIIAKDADYLEMAISAREYMWFGYPTEKWMENTKSKLKTESAKKIFDIISKTSPSSWWLDSIQKPKKI
- a CDS encoding cation:proton antiporter, which encodes MPTLKEIPELLDFYSAGKIKKKIEWVLPATILGLTALLFFSAIRASLFSDIEEETRIWFDLLFLLFAAILAEFIVLYLRQPTVMALMLVGAIISPSFVSFFWPTMAQTVNSILSLFPLNLRIPFSIPHVVAPEGVVEVVAQLGALILLFKVGLESEISSVFNKKNLLVGLGGVILPFFVGFLYAEMTGHSFSYSMFLGAALTATSVGITVALLAEYGMLKEEFAKIIIGAAVIDDILGLLVLSIVTNFPSTLSIETISPLGGVLFSALIFVVGGIYLGRILVAKFIDLTIGDENVLPKKTYLSVMVFFLLYAYVAEFIGLSGIVGTFLAGIILGNSKIVKHIHSFILPLELLFVPIFFISLGLLIDFSGISDLLIPILLISSIAIITKIAGCTIPSLMLGLKGIDSLLVGIGMSPRGEIALIIALMGLSAGILTQKEYTIIASMSFLTAFLTPPIIKMALSKRRRER
- the trxA gene encoding thioredoxin; amino-acid sequence: MLELNLGNFEVAIKNSKVPVLVDFWAAWCGPCRMLAPVFEKVSQDYSGKVQFAKVNVDENQELAEDFGIMGIPTLILFENGKEKARISGALPEDELKEWIKENLG
- the hisS gene encoding histidine--tRNA ligase — its product is MVSFARPRGMKDFFPSEMKIREQVIESIRETFRTYGYLPFDTPSVERLDVLERKGGDEIEGQIFRIEGDLGLRFDLTVPLARVCGGNQFVLPFKRYAIGPVWRREEPQRGRMREFYQADIDIVGSARPECEAELLSCANDCIERLGFQKPRIRINSRKVLDSLCKKFMIEDKKKSCLLRILDKKNKVSDDQIKKEMIDCGISQTQVENILSFIGAKMKNEEALEAVRQVVNGKEVADEIERVLALCKDYGISPAIDLSLVRGLAYYTGMVFEMELGREIGSVAGGGRYDNLVGLFGRNLPAVGISLGVERLCTLLEEKKGRDESVTYAKVYVAAVREEFSSYARKVAVKLRRNGIPCETDTMGRNLARQIEYAKKLGIPFVIIVGEKETKEDKVTLRELESGMERMLKVDDVGDAIEEKNNS
- a CDS encoding SMC-Scp complex subunit ScpB, with amino-acid sequence MEGKRIIEAALFISGRALSLDELAKLLGTPAKGFVKSLVEELASEYQSSSSSLCIINEGEKYAMAVKGEYFPKVRSFAQELEISKHALKTLALIHNKNGITKRKLFGILGSQIYKDCKELVDKGFIIQKKAGRTTALYVTPKFKSYFSPQ
- a CDS encoding segregation/condensation protein A — encoded protein: MAIRGQEIIAEEIKPSQYSELSPSLITKESVELEELASNPLWKEMLYELVYSGGFDPWDIDIERLCGAYISKIKSLKRLSLHIPANVILVASVLLRLKAEAFKIGEVLEEEALVVSEESITEAEEIPPIFLAGRIPPKRKFTLEELTAALEEVFAKQKKREEKELDKKKHQLTTLSFPVSEFDIDREMQSLLQQIRKNVDSENMALFSQIVEGKNREQTIFSFIALLHLAQERLIRISQDTFFGEIFIELPSKVKVSREKTAGFGDGRQTNN
- a CDS encoding PEGA domain-containing protein, with the translated sequence MGEVSCAVIINGTTYNESTPAQHNSNLTIWRNLPNGNYSWQPYCNNSFSLSSTGAQSIFSINISGGQIPEISNLTCSNETGIYKNCTEFVYGEKIVNISLSCTDPNNNIVRASYLLTNEPDTIALINTSNATVVVLTDWIAEVNHTINDSGDFNLTASCIDEYGNTANITNNWSIPWGHLAASVVSHSSNASVVQGEFFTFTARVTCLGGECGGVEATLDPIELPLFGNITILDDISELASNLIHQLKTPEDERKEGFVILNVIGEEVNISKKETQDQNHIQNISAENQQIKYGSILVYSTPENATIYLNESPIGVTPLVIGNLSEANYSLRLEKSGFASYYLPSVEVILGQNTSINVNLQILKSTENVSQQLTVVFTLKNTSKGGEYTITNGTDGKFNITFVKRQDAATTGSAISPPQRAALYRIAESVPQPKVELYGVVPGEVKVVIDYVDDSRIKTDVVAVSNITIESAKIILPTEDKVDAILHCPNFDQESFSCPEWKATQIPFVQYPTYIEFNVSSFSGYAGGLLNESYLVIWSETNPRMPYGGKSRAAGKEIKFLANYTQGQVGDVIGPSEGTCIIQFKKQADPDSAYTEPLQMSFNSTSSLYENHSILAENTSYTFRVSCNSSEYKSQNTTDNIILPTTKTGAISTVQGAIPFYTISPNPQTNCTSLKKDESCTFSWNVNATGNLFTIHAFFVDFNTTNYSSFVSNTRTEIINITISVYDISPPVVVDTSITPKIASNGSQVYLYATVTDNVQVDKMWANITLPNSSMVEISSIPTTYVTPQIYGRYNITFYANDTAGNTANASDYFEVSEPVQFHFSTLTANQSDLYVNMTFLYPNSTAIVKNLLGNSSFVVELSESILDLKTKSFNGSFNITFMEINVSRENGGNLQMDLFAYAPSGDLNFKGGVAFNTSLNFTNADISFSYSWLNLSLSDEQNAVLYKCSKWDFEKSICLSSWIVANATKVLENDIYLLTETSSDPAYLIVIKPYCGDGVCHYSVGENCATCSEDCGICPGEPLKTFSVVARIGCAGTKSVIIVEYAGSPLQDASYSIREEGRIGGNIIASGRTDKNGKIAFVPPTQGQYSLSLSKTDFYPFSRIYSVSCTKEKEEPQCLSSLDCPSGYLCEGRKCVQIVLNQTLPDLACLADSDCKKGEICVGGFCIRASCDDDSQCLDNQYCSWGRCLQISGKCGYAANHTWINYECCSSLDCKEGEECIDNRCVISPLILKQEAQKEIEEAKKALNEATGKETRQAYEELNNALYAFSKGNYEEALKLAKASKLSAKNAPPKTLIPKPPSPSQLPYYSVLFGAAYVLVLFAAISVGSLLALMVILLRKHKVSTLQVRYYPELEIAAKRKLEVKVEEAPPEPLFPTIDLAQVFWSHQAKVVYGIMFVALLVSVSLLYLFQTKEGIISIEQQEYIIEIDAIYSVLSIIAGGLIVSVIYLTSQYISLRPYKPIHTTEAVAREPQTLPSQRVIVLPHISMPSIRISLPPIHLPHIRLSIPIPRIVIPQFHLYAPLIRVPILRIPKIKVRAPVFRVPKMRIEIPHLYLPHIRIILPRIVVPEVHPPKPLIQLSVPRIKVSHILPTYRLNLLELAYELLAFVLFAFSSGLMLISSVVGMQPIVIDAEYMVIELNTLLLLYAISIFGIFGSVAMFVSRKLLIEEKPYWVLAIALVVFIAIILAVAAFISGTETYSIIGTTLLSSLDSASTYANNLFASIYLVNANYTGTNHEKAERIPFYPLNRDGQVFPQNRYAVSPFTYIYYIVPPNKSDKFLHSAIISDAYFASQFVSYPLVGEPLSFSLGSCPSLTYSTHSISIRGESNSEFKLCVKEKDGTFHEILL